A single Alphaproteobacteria bacterium DNA region contains:
- a CDS encoding AraC family transcriptional regulator, with protein sequence MLGSQLIDTNPRISGFDLGVPEVRWFGFCRFRDAVRTNDSWDSHTGPEVVFVMEGEACWEVGDHDLVQANGGQAVVFPAGARHRILNSIYPPSESLWILMKGPDEVEAPSLLMKDAHAEFCGLLNTGRLLRDINESCKVQITELARLLADPAVFGGGRLIVSDLRAKLHNVMLEFWKTCGTRGERAETNRLVAKAKVFLNANSSEEVSIGDLADRLGCSRGHLHAVFRSEMGMSPIDYLRRLRITKSCASLTRSAEPITEIALSNGFESSQYFARVFRRYVGISPREFREKYQPR encoded by the coding sequence ATGCTCGGATCGCAACTCATCGACACAAACCCCCGGATCTCGGGTTTCGACCTCGGCGTTCCCGAAGTGCGCTGGTTCGGGTTCTGCCGCTTCCGCGACGCCGTTCGCACCAATGATTCCTGGGACAGCCATACCGGCCCCGAAGTCGTGTTCGTCATGGAAGGCGAAGCGTGCTGGGAGGTCGGCGACCACGATCTGGTCCAGGCCAATGGCGGCCAAGCGGTCGTGTTTCCGGCCGGTGCGCGCCATCGCATCCTCAACTCGATCTACCCGCCGTCGGAATCGCTGTGGATTCTGATGAAGGGCCCGGACGAGGTCGAAGCCCCGTCCCTGCTGATGAAGGACGCGCATGCCGAGTTTTGCGGGTTGCTGAATACGGGGCGGCTGCTCCGGGACATCAACGAAAGCTGCAAGGTTCAGATTACAGAGCTCGCGCGCCTGCTCGCCGATCCGGCCGTGTTCGGCGGCGGGCGCCTGATCGTTTCCGATCTGCGCGCCAAGCTGCATAATGTGATGCTGGAGTTCTGGAAAACCTGCGGCACGCGCGGCGAGCGCGCCGAAACCAACCGGCTCGTCGCGAAAGCGAAAGTTTTCCTCAACGCGAATTCCTCGGAAGAAGTCAGCATCGGCGATCTCGCCGACCGGCTGGGCTGCAGCCGCGGCCATTTGCATGCGGTCTTCCGCAGCGAAATGGGCATGTCGCCGATCGACTATCTGCGCCGCCTGCGGATCACGAAAAGCTGCGCGAGCTTGACCCGCTCGGCCGAGCCGATCACCGAGATCGCGCTCAGCAACGGCTTCGAAAGCTCGCAATATTTCGCGCGGGTGTTCCGCCGCTATGTCGGCATCTCGCCGCGCGAGTTCCGCGAGAAATACCAGCCGCGCTGA
- a CDS encoding DUF3185 family protein, translated as MKMGQILGIAVAAVGIVLLGVAYNATEAPVEQLSNTLTGRYRDETMWYFIAGTASIVTGGLMALFWDRR; from the coding sequence ATGAAAATGGGACAGATTCTTGGGATTGCCGTCGCCGCCGTCGGTATCGTGCTGCTGGGCGTTGCTTACAACGCGACCGAGGCGCCCGTGGAGCAGCTGTCGAACACGCTGACCGGCCGCTATCGCGACGAAACGATGTGGTATTTCATCGCGGGCACCGCGTCGATCGTCACCGGCGGGCTGATGGCGTTGTTTTGGGATCGGCGCTGA
- the rhmD gene encoding L-rhamnonate dehydratase yields MTATIKHVRAFTVRGGGADYHDQKGGHWIDGQISTPMSKYPEFRATRSSFGLNVLGTLVVEVEASDGTTGFAVTTAGEVGAFIVEKHLARFLEGRPVTEIEKIWDQMYFSTQYYGRKGVVLNTISGVDLALWDLLGKLRGEPVHALLGGPVRDELTFYATGPRPDLAKQMGFIGGKLPLRHGPAEREEGLHKNIAALAQMRERVGPDFWLMFDCWMSLDLDYATRLAKACGEYGLKWIEEALSPDDYWGYAALKKAVPTGMLVTTGEHEATRWGFRMLLEMGCCDIIQPDVNWCGGMTEIIKISALADAHGALVVPHGSSVYSYHFVATRHNSPFAEFLMMAHDADKVVPMFHPLLLDEPVPENGRLKMSKLDKPGFGVRLNPACELHRPYPR; encoded by the coding sequence ATGACCGCGACGATCAAACACGTGCGCGCCTTCACGGTGCGCGGCGGCGGGGCCGATTATCACGATCAGAAAGGCGGCCACTGGATCGACGGGCAGATTTCGACACCGATGTCGAAATATCCCGAATTCCGGGCGACGCGCAGCTCCTTCGGCCTCAACGTGCTCGGCACGCTGGTGGTCGAGGTGGAGGCGAGCGACGGCACGACCGGCTTCGCGGTCACGACGGCGGGCGAAGTCGGCGCGTTCATCGTGGAGAAGCACCTCGCGCGCTTCCTCGAAGGGCGACCGGTCACCGAGATCGAGAAAATCTGGGATCAGATGTATTTCTCGACTCAGTATTACGGCCGCAAGGGCGTGGTGCTGAATACGATCTCTGGCGTGGATCTCGCCTTATGGGATCTGCTCGGCAAGCTGCGCGGCGAGCCCGTGCATGCGCTGCTCGGCGGGCCGGTGCGCGACGAATTGACGTTCTACGCGACGGGCCCGCGCCCCGATCTCGCCAAGCAGATGGGCTTCATCGGCGGCAAGCTGCCGCTGCGCCACGGGCCCGCCGAGCGCGAGGAAGGCTTGCATAAGAACATCGCGGCGCTGGCGCAGATGCGCGAACGCGTCGGCCCGGATTTCTGGCTGATGTTCGATTGCTGGATGAGCCTCGATCTCGACTACGCCACGCGGCTTGCCAAGGCCTGCGGCGAATACGGGCTCAAATGGATCGAGGAAGCGCTCTCGCCCGACGATTACTGGGGCTACGCCGCGCTGAAGAAAGCCGTGCCGACCGGTATGCTGGTGACGACCGGCGAGCACGAGGCGACGCGCTGGGGCTTCCGCATGCTGCTGGAGATGGGCTGCTGCGACATCATCCAGCCGGACGTGAATTGGTGCGGCGGCATGACCGAGATCATCAAGATCTCGGCGCTGGCCGACGCGCATGGCGCGCTGGTCGTGCCGCACGGATCGAGCGTCTACAGCTATCATTTCGTCGCGACGCGCCATAACAGCCCGTTCGCCGAATTCCTGATGATGGCGCACGATGCCGACAAGGTCGTACCGATGTTCCATCCGCTGCTGTTGGACGAGCCCGTGCCCGAGAACGGCCGCTTGAAGATGTCCAAACTCGACAAACCGGGCTTCGGCGTGCGCCTCAACCCCGCGTGCGAGCTGCACCGGCCCTATCCGCGCTGA
- a CDS encoding Gfo/Idh/MocA family oxidoreductase, producing MLRFALIGCGGFSRRYHLPTLLADKDLKIAGIFDPFPTKPVEEIAQATGAKIVKKIEDLPDADAALVTTPHTLHGGHIAQAVARGWATLVDKPFVMKAAEGDPLVADVAKRKLVNAVAFNRRLDRGCLRAREILRAGGIGQVRLVQTVQLGYERAGWFLDPSLGGGGAYTGRATHMADIVPWLIDAKPTRLRSRVRPGPAGGIDRGGFIDLEFPGLECQMACIDDGWHMWDELRIFGEDGLIELRRPLNMPTGWHMVWQSKRGDAREELVAGPNEGGITTQFLAAVRNGSGVACSFADAMLSVRIIEAAFASGAANAKTIELN from the coding sequence ATGCTTCGCTTCGCGTTGATCGGCTGCGGCGGATTCTCCCGCCGCTATCATCTGCCCACGCTGCTCGCCGACAAGGATCTCAAGATCGCCGGCATTTTCGATCCGTTCCCCACGAAGCCGGTCGAGGAGATCGCCCAGGCGACGGGCGCCAAGATCGTCAAGAAGATCGAGGATCTGCCCGACGCGGACGCCGCCCTCGTCACCACGCCGCATACGCTGCATGGCGGCCATATCGCGCAGGCGGTGGCCCGCGGCTGGGCGACGCTGGTCGACAAGCCCTTCGTGATGAAGGCGGCGGAAGGCGATCCGTTGGTCGCCGACGTCGCCAAGCGCAAGCTCGTCAACGCCGTCGCGTTCAACCGGCGTCTCGATCGCGGCTGTTTGCGCGCGCGCGAGATCCTCCGCGCGGGCGGCATCGGTCAAGTGCGCTTGGTCCAGACCGTGCAGCTCGGCTACGAGCGCGCGGGCTGGTTCCTTGATCCGTCGCTGGGCGGCGGCGGGGCCTATACGGGCCGCGCCACGCATATGGCCGATATCGTGCCGTGGCTGATCGACGCCAAGCCCACGAGGCTGCGCAGCCGCGTGCGCCCCGGTCCCGCCGGCGGTATCGATCGCGGCGGATTCATCGATCTGGAATTTCCCGGCCTCGAATGCCAGATGGCTTGCATCGACGACGGCTGGCATATGTGGGACGAACTGCGCATCTTCGGCGAAGACGGGCTGATCGAGTTGCGCCGTCCGCTGAACATGCCCACCGGCTGGCACATGGTGTGGCAGAGCAAGCGCGGCGATGCGCGCGAGGAATTGGTGGCGGGGCCCAACGAAGGCGGGATCACGACGCAGTTTCTGGCGGCGGTGCGTAACGGTTCGGGCGTCGCGTGCAGTTTCGCCGACGCGATGCTGTCGGTGCGCATCATCGAAGCGGCCTTCGCCTCGGGTGCGGCGAACGCAAAAACCATCGAACTGAACTGA
- a CDS encoding dienelactone hydrolase family protein translates to MIERDIVLTTQDGAMPCFVVHPDEGGPFPVVLFYMDALGIREELRDMARRFASAGYYVMLPNLFYRDGGPSFDAAPLAQDKLDPLMVKLNDATTTAMTTRDTAALVDFAAKDKAAKKIAAAIGYCMGGRHAIAAAASYPKLVRAIASMHGGRLVTDAPDSPHRQIAKIDAEAYFGWADNDPVAPQAHMTAIAEALKARGLPHRIELHDGALHGFTFPERYCYHKRAAELVWARLFALFKRALERPAHQEK, encoded by the coding sequence ATGATCGAACGCGACATCGTTCTGACGACGCAGGACGGTGCGATGCCGTGCTTCGTCGTCCACCCGGACGAAGGCGGGCCGTTCCCGGTCGTGCTGTTCTATATGGATGCGCTCGGCATTCGCGAGGAACTGCGCGACATGGCGCGCCGCTTCGCGTCGGCCGGTTACTACGTCATGCTGCCGAACCTGTTCTATCGCGACGGCGGCCCGTCTTTCGACGCGGCTCCCTTGGCGCAGGACAAGCTCGACCCGCTGATGGTCAAGCTCAACGACGCGACGACCACGGCGATGACGACGCGTGACACGGCCGCGTTGGTCGATTTCGCCGCGAAGGATAAGGCGGCGAAGAAGATCGCCGCCGCCATCGGCTATTGCATGGGCGGGCGACACGCGATCGCGGCGGCCGCTTCCTATCCCAAGCTGGTGCGCGCCATCGCGTCGATGCATGGCGGCAGGCTGGTGACCGACGCGCCGGACTCGCCCCATCGCCAGATCGCGAAGATCGACGCGGAAGCCTATTTCGGCTGGGCCGATAACGATCCCGTGGCGCCGCAAGCCCACATGACCGCGATCGCCGAAGCGTTGAAAGCGCGCGGGTTGCCCCATCGCATCGAACTGCATGACGGGGCGCTGCACGGTTTCACTTTTCCCGAACGCTATTGCTATCACAAACGCGCCGCCGAGCTCGTCTGGGCGCGGTTGTTCGCGCTGTTCAAGCGCGCTCTCGAACGCCCCGCACATCAGGAGAAATAA
- a CDS encoding sulfatase-like hydrolase/transferase, with amino-acid sequence MTKKKPNILFITSDQQRGDCYGFEGRKVRTPHLDMLAAGGTRFSACITPNVVCQPSRASMLTGLLPRTHGVADNGIDLEESVGLDGFAGTFAKAGWRTGFIGKAHFSTFHTFKPTGRPECRTSSQEYGGDWHGPYMGFQHVDMMIAGHNMFLPQKPPQGLNYEAWYHKDGRGDLLDKLFLTKLGADVGAAQTWNSALPPAFHNSTWIGDRTIDFIRDNKDGPWIAWASFPDPHHPFDAPAPWCYLHHPDDVDLPEHRTLDLDRRPWWHRASLEGVPKLDDPELQAFRAKQSRTPAQSDLQLRHLIANYYGMISLIDHNVGRVMLELERLGLDKDTIVVYSTDHGDWLGDHGLLLKGPMHYEGLLRLGCIVSGPGVPKGKIVPHPVSTLDFPATFYDYAGISAPRAIHSRSLRPLVEGDATRDFAFNEWDLNASRCGVELKLRTVRTRTHKLTLELVSGAGELYDLSADPTEMDNRFGDPGAAAIQRELTDMIRSRPDDAREPPIKPVGMA; translated from the coding sequence ATGACCAAGAAGAAGCCGAATATTCTGTTCATCACCTCGGACCAGCAGCGCGGCGATTGCTACGGATTCGAAGGCCGAAAGGTGCGCACCCCGCATCTCGACATGCTTGCCGCCGGGGGCACGCGTTTCTCGGCCTGCATCACGCCCAACGTGGTGTGCCAGCCGTCGCGCGCGTCGATGCTGACCGGCTTGCTGCCGCGCACGCATGGCGTGGCCGATAACGGCATCGATCTCGAAGAATCTGTGGGTCTCGACGGGTTCGCGGGCACTTTCGCGAAGGCGGGCTGGCGCACCGGCTTCATCGGCAAGGCGCATTTTTCGACTTTCCACACCTTCAAGCCGACCGGGCGGCCGGAATGCCGCACGAGTTCGCAGGAATACGGCGGCGACTGGCACGGGCCCTATATGGGTTTCCAGCATGTCGACATGATGATCGCGGGCCACAACATGTTTCTGCCGCAGAAACCGCCGCAGGGGCTGAATTACGAAGCCTGGTATCACAAGGACGGGCGCGGGGATCTTCTCGACAAGCTGTTCTTGACCAAGCTTGGTGCCGATGTGGGCGCGGCACAGACGTGGAACTCGGCGCTGCCGCCCGCCTTCCATAACTCCACCTGGATCGGCGACCGGACGATCGACTTCATTCGCGACAACAAGGATGGTCCGTGGATCGCCTGGGCGTCGTTCCCCGATCCGCACCATCCTTTCGATGCGCCCGCCCCCTGGTGCTATTTGCACCATCCCGATGACGTCGATCTGCCCGAACACCGCACGCTCGACCTCGACCGGCGGCCGTGGTGGCATCGCGCCAGTCTGGAAGGCGTGCCCAAGCTCGACGATCCGGAGCTGCAAGCCTTCCGCGCCAAGCAATCGCGCACGCCGGCGCAAAGCGATCTGCAATTGCGCCATCTGATCGCCAATTACTACGGCATGATCTCGCTGATCGACCACAATGTCGGCCGCGTCATGCTGGAACTCGAACGCCTGGGCCTCGACAAGGACACGATCGTCGTCTACTCGACCGATCACGGCGATTGGCTGGGCGATCACGGGCTGCTGCTGAAGGGCCCGATGCATTACGAAGGCCTGCTGCGTTTGGGGTGCATCGTCAGCGGCCCCGGCGTGCCCAAGGGCAAAATCGTGCCGCATCCGGTGTCGACGCTCGACTTCCCCGCGACGTTTTACGATTACGCGGGAATTTCGGCGCCGCGCGCGATCCATTCGCGCAGCCTGCGTCCGCTGGTCGAAGGCGATGCGACGCGCGATTTCGCGTTCAACGAATGGGACCTCAATGCCTCGCGCTGCGGCGTGGAGTTGAAGCTGCGCACCGTGCGCACGCGCACCCATAAGCTGACGCTGGAATTGGTGAGCGGGGCGGGCGAGCTTTACGACCTGTCGGCCGATCCCACGGAAATGGACAATCGCTTCGGCGATCCGGGTGCGGCCGCGATTCAGCGCGAGCTGACCGACATGATCCGCAGCCGTCCCGACGACGCGCGCGAGCCGCCGATCAAGCCGGTGGGCATGGCATGA